In Pseudobdellovibrio exovorus JSS, the genomic stretch GTTTTCTTCGAAAGATTTATTGTCTCCGTAGTGATCTACAGTGACCGAGTGATCGATAACCAGATCGACGGGAGTTAAAGGGTTGATCAAAGCGGGATCTCCACCTAGTTTTTTTACGGCATCACGCATAGCTGCCAAATCCACCACCGCAGGAACGCCCGTAAAATCTTGCATTAAAACGCGTGCAGGAAAAAAAGCGATCTCTTTTGTCTGCGACTCTTTGCTAAGACTTAAAAGACTTTCAATATCAGCCGGAGTCACATTAATGCCATCCTCATGGCGTAAAAGATTTTCTAATAAAACCTTAAGAGAAAGAGGTAACTTGTCCAAATTAGGATGTTGCAATTTATTAGGATTAAAAATCGTATAGGTTTTTCCACCAACTGTAAGTTCTGTTTTTGTTTTGAGGCTGTTGCGTGATTGTATCAACATGAGGAATCCTTTCGTTCAGAAAATGAATTAAGATCGGCTTGATTTTAGCAGGTTAATAGGGTGCAGAGAACTGTTATTGGCTCAAGGTAGATTTTGGTCTACTTATGAGAATCCACCCTCAGTGCGTCGACCATGCGAGTTCACTAAAAACAGTCTTTTGGCTGAAGGGACCTCTTCAGAAAATTTTTGCGCAGCGGCCAAAGTCATGCGAAATGAATCTGAAATCGTGATCAGACCGACATTCGTCATAATTTGATGGTGAGGAAAAAAATCAGTCTGGGAAATTTCATAGCGTTTGTTAATAAAATTTAACGGGCAGGGATCATTTGCCCCGAAACGAGTCTCTTTGATGTTACGAACACCATCTGTTTTTTCGCTACTAATGGGCTCGGCTGAAATAGCTCCTTCATGGGGTTGCAATGCTTCGCTGATACCTAAGAGTGAATGTCCAGTACCCACTGCGCCGATGACGGCATCCAAAGTCGGCTGAATTTTATGAAGAAGATGTTCTTGGGCCCACGTTTTGTAGTGCGAACGTAAGGAAGCTCTTTGCATCTGTTGAAAGGCAAAGAGCTTATTCGCTTTCAAAAAATCTTCATACTCTTGGTAAGCTGTTTGAGGATCACATAGAGTCAACGTCGCTTTCAGCGAAGTGAGTTTTTCTTTTAAGGGTTCTGCAATACTATTAGGAACAAACAGATGGCATTTTAAATTCAAATGCTGACAGTAATGTGCTAACGAAAGAGCTGTACTACCCGCACTGATTTCGCTAACACAGTCCCCAACTCGTAGAGAGCCTGACTTTAGCGCTTGTAATAACTCGGGCAGTACCATGCGATCTTTAATAGAACCACTGGGATTTTCACCTTCTAATGTCGTCCACAGTTGTCTTGATTTCAAAGACTCAGATAGACGCTCATCCTGAATGCGTACCAGTAGCGTTCGAATCACAAGTTAAGCTGCTTTCTTGAAAGGCTGATACTTATGGGTTTCTAATGTGCGTTCGAGGTAAGAGGCTTTAAATATGCAGGTTTCCACCTTTATAGGATCAGTGAAGATTCCGTAAGGAGCAAGAACCTCTTTACCTATTCCTAAAATATGTTTTGAAATTTCACTGACAGTTACTGCGGCAGCGATTTCAACTCCGGGCACGACAAAGGGAATGTGAGAGTTACGACCAAAAGCTTTATAAAGCTGCTCTTCCATATAGTCAGGAACTTCGGGGCAAAGGAACTGAATAAAGTTTTTGATATTTGTTTCATAGGGAAGCTCAGGCTTCATACCTGTTAGCTCAGCAAATGTAGGAGTTGTTTTATTAAAGACAACGACGGCTCCGGCGAACCCGAATGATCCGCAGGAAGCTACAGGAAGTCCACGTCGAGCAGCTTCTTCGTTCAGAGCTAATTTTTCATTCAAAGCGAAGACATCCACGACATCCACAACCCAATCCACACCTTCTAGAAAAGCGTGAATATTATTTTTATGAAGTCCTTCAGGAAAGCAGGTGATTTCAAGATCAGGATTAATATCAAGGGCTTCGCGCACCAAGGATTCATCTTTACGTACACCAACTGTGGATTCTTTTGCCATACGTTGGCGATTGATATTTGTTCGCTCGTAGACATCAGGGTCAGAGATATGAAATTTTTCGAAACCCATACGGACCAGATTTAGAAAGATAGATCCACCTAGACCTAAGCCTCCAATGGCAATTCGAGTCGAGCGAATTTTCTTCATGTGGGGTTCATCGACAATACCTTGGCTTCTTAAGAATCTCTCTTTATATAGTGAACTCATTTTGACCTCCGTCTAGGTAAACAAACAAAAAAAATTTAATTATCTTATCTGACTTTCCGTAAAGTAACTTGAATGAAAAATGAAACTAATAATGAAAAATTAAAAATAGTAGTGGTCGAATCGCCTTACGACACGTGGGAAGACCCACGAGTAGGGGGGTTCTTAAAAGATTTCATCGGAGTCAAACTTCGCGGGTATGGGCATGAGTATCCCTATGGAGTTATGCCTGTAGATGGGTCTGATATGATCTCAACTCACATAGC encodes the following:
- a CDS encoding pyridoxal-phosphate dependent enzyme, encoding MIRTLLVRIQDERLSESLKSRQLWTTLEGENPSGSIKDRMVLPELLQALKSGSLRVGDCVSEISAGSTALSLAHYCQHLNLKCHLFVPNSIAEPLKEKLTSLKATLTLCDPQTAYQEYEDFLKANKLFAFQQMQRASLRSHYKTWAQEHLLHKIQPTLDAVIGAVGTGHSLLGISEALQPHEGAISAEPISSEKTDGVRNIKETRFGANDPCPLNFINKRYEISQTDFFPHHQIMTNVGLITISDSFRMTLAAAQKFSEEVPSAKRLFLVNSHGRRTEGGFS
- a CDS encoding ThiF family adenylyltransferase, which codes for MSSLYKERFLRSQGIVDEPHMKKIRSTRIAIGGLGLGGSIFLNLVRMGFEKFHISDPDVYERTNINRQRMAKESTVGVRKDESLVREALDINPDLEITCFPEGLHKNNIHAFLEGVDWVVDVVDVFALNEKLALNEEAARRGLPVASCGSFGFAGAVVVFNKTTPTFAELTGMKPELPYETNIKNFIQFLCPEVPDYMEEQLYKAFGRNSHIPFVVPGVEIAAAVTVSEISKHILGIGKEVLAPYGIFTDPIKVETCIFKASYLERTLETHKYQPFKKAA